The following are encoded together in the Mycolicibacterium arabiense genome:
- a CDS encoding 5-oxoprolinase subunit B family protein yields MLAIGAVRDYGEQALLLEFDGTAEVLAWTDAVRAEDLPGVLDVVPAARTVLVEFAEPHHVHPARQRLADLRIHEAAVDPEPPADGHVDVTLEVVYDGPDLDEVSRLVGLRPDEVVEAHTATPMRVGFGGFAPGFAYLVGGDTRLHVPRRAEPRTRVPAGSVGLAGEFSGVYPRETPGGWQLIGRTDAVLWDVDRPAPALLTPGSWVQFRAIG; encoded by the coding sequence ATGCTCGCCATCGGTGCAGTCCGCGACTACGGGGAGCAGGCGCTGCTCCTCGAGTTCGACGGCACCGCCGAGGTGTTGGCGTGGACGGACGCGGTCCGCGCCGAGGACCTGCCCGGCGTGCTCGACGTGGTGCCCGCGGCGCGGACCGTGCTGGTCGAATTCGCCGAGCCGCACCACGTGCACCCCGCCCGGCAGCGCCTCGCCGACCTCCGCATCCACGAGGCCGCCGTCGATCCCGAGCCGCCCGCCGACGGGCACGTCGACGTGACGCTCGAGGTGGTCTACGACGGACCCGACCTCGACGAGGTCTCCCGTCTCGTCGGCCTCAGGCCCGACGAGGTGGTCGAGGCACACACCGCGACGCCGATGCGGGTCGGGTTCGGTGGCTTTGCACCGGGTTTCGCCTACCTCGTCGGCGGCGACACGCGGTTGCACGTGCCGCGGCGCGCCGAACCCCGCACCAGGGTGCCCGCGGGATCGGTCGGGCTGGCAGGCGAGTTCAGCGGCGTGTACCCCCGCGAGACGCCCGGCGGGTGGCAGCTCATCGGACGCACCGACGCAGTGCTCTGGGACGTCGACCGGCCCGCCCCCGCACTGCTGACCCCGGGCAGCTGGGTCCAGTTCCGGGCGATCGGCTAG
- a CDS encoding heme-binding protein codes for MKFTAITTTLGGFAAAAMIAAPIASAAPDPCAADSIAGTVSNVTGDAQAYLASHPGANQAVTAAKSQPRPEAEANLRGYFTANPSEYYELRGILQPIGDTQQRCNVTVLPPELASAYDTFMAG; via the coding sequence ATGAAGTTCACAGCCATCACCACCACGCTCGGCGGTTTCGCGGCCGCAGCGATGATCGCCGCGCCGATCGCCTCGGCGGCCCCGGACCCGTGCGCCGCCGACAGCATCGCGGGCACGGTCAGCAACGTCACCGGTGACGCGCAGGCCTACCTGGCCTCGCACCCGGGAGCCAATCAGGCGGTCACCGCGGCGAAGAGTCAGCCGCGTCCGGAAGCGGAGGCCAACCTGCGCGGCTACTTCACCGCCAACCCGTCCGAGTACTACGAGTTGCGCGGCATCCTGCAGCCGATCGGCGACACCCAGCAGCGTTGCAACGTGACCGTGCTGCCGCCGGAACTGGCCTCGGCGTACGACACCTTCATGGCCGGCTAA
- a CDS encoding uroporphyrinogen-III synthase: MHEPGWAPLTGFRVAVTSARRSEELSALLTRRGATVTSAAAIAMVPLPDDDELRMHTEALIASPPDVVIATTGIGFRGWIAAADGWGLAADLTAALSRARIVSRGPKATGALRAGGLPEEWSPDSESSREVLEYLVAGGISGLRIAVQLHGATDDWDPFPEFLDELRAAGAEVVPIRVYRWHPAPRNGAFDQMVLDIADRKFDAVSFTSAPAVASVLMRAGELGVSDELLSALRTDVHAMCVGPVTARPLVRLGVPTSAPERMRLGALARHITDELPVLRSRNIRVAGHLLEIRGTCVLVDGEVKELSPAAMATIRALAQRPGTVVSRHDLLRALPGGGTDTHAVETAVLRLRTALGDKNIVSTVVKRGYRLAVDESPVGVA; encoded by the coding sequence ATGCACGAGCCGGGCTGGGCGCCACTGACGGGGTTCCGCGTCGCCGTGACCTCAGCACGCCGATCCGAGGAGCTGAGCGCACTGCTGACCCGGCGCGGTGCGACCGTGACCAGCGCCGCGGCGATCGCGATGGTGCCGTTGCCCGACGACGACGAACTGCGGATGCACACCGAGGCGCTGATCGCGTCGCCGCCCGACGTCGTCATCGCCACGACCGGCATCGGGTTCCGCGGCTGGATCGCCGCAGCCGACGGCTGGGGCCTCGCCGCCGACCTGACCGCCGCGCTGTCCCGTGCGCGGATCGTCTCGCGCGGTCCCAAGGCCACCGGCGCGCTGCGCGCGGGCGGTCTGCCCGAGGAGTGGTCACCCGACTCCGAGTCATCGCGCGAAGTGCTGGAGTACCTGGTCGCAGGCGGCATCTCGGGCTTGCGGATCGCCGTGCAGCTGCACGGTGCCACCGACGACTGGGATCCGTTCCCCGAGTTCCTCGACGAGCTGCGGGCTGCCGGCGCCGAGGTGGTGCCGATTCGCGTGTACCGCTGGCATCCCGCACCACGCAACGGCGCGTTCGACCAGATGGTGCTCGACATCGCCGACCGCAAGTTCGACGCCGTCAGCTTCACCTCCGCACCCGCGGTGGCGTCGGTGCTGATGCGGGCGGGCGAACTCGGCGTCTCCGACGAGCTGCTGTCAGCCCTGCGCACCGACGTCCACGCGATGTGCGTCGGCCCGGTGACCGCCCGACCGCTGGTGCGGCTCGGCGTGCCGACGTCGGCGCCCGAACGCATGCGACTCGGGGCACTCGCGCGCCACATCACCGACGAACTGCCGGTGCTGCGCTCACGCAACATCCGCGTCGCCGGACATCTGCTGGAGATCCGCGGCACCTGCGTGCTCGTCGACGGCGAGGTCAAGGAACTCTCCCCCGCGGCGATGGCCACCATCCGTGCACTCGCGCAGCGCCCCGGCACCGTCGTGTCGCGCCACGACCTGCTGCGCGCCCTGCCTGGCGGCGGCACCGACACCCATGCCGTCGAGACGGCCGTGCTGCGTCTGCGAACGGCGTTGGGCGACAAGAACATCGTCTCCACGGTGGTCAAGCGGGGCTACCGCCTGGCCGTCGACGAGTCCCCGGTGGGGGTGGCGTGA
- a CDS encoding queuosine precursor transporter — translation MLVAVFTALVIISNVTATKGVEFGPIITDGGFIVFPLTYVIGDVLSEVYGFKAARRAIILGFSMNALAALAFWATIYLPAADFYQNQAAFENVVHAYTQLIVAGLAGFVVGQTINAWVVVAIKERTKEKHLWARLVGSTFAGQLGDTLVFCAIAAGAIGITSFRDFAVYAALGWIYKTVVEVLLLPITYRVIAVIKRREPTYQPAL, via the coding sequence ATGCTCGTCGCCGTCTTCACCGCGCTGGTGATCATCTCCAACGTCACCGCCACCAAGGGCGTCGAGTTCGGCCCCATCATCACCGACGGCGGCTTCATCGTCTTCCCGCTGACCTACGTCATCGGCGACGTGCTGTCCGAGGTGTACGGCTTCAAGGCGGCACGACGGGCCATCATCCTCGGCTTCTCGATGAACGCGCTGGCCGCGCTCGCCTTCTGGGCGACCATCTACCTGCCCGCCGCCGACTTCTACCAGAACCAGGCGGCGTTCGAGAACGTCGTGCACGCCTACACCCAGCTGATCGTGGCCGGTTTGGCCGGCTTCGTGGTGGGCCAGACCATCAACGCGTGGGTCGTGGTGGCCATCAAGGAGCGCACCAAGGAGAAACACCTCTGGGCACGCCTGGTCGGCTCCACCTTCGCCGGCCAACTCGGCGACACTCTGGTGTTCTGCGCGATCGCCGCGGGCGCCATCGGCATCACCTCGTTCCGCGACTTCGCCGTCTACGCCGCGCTCGGCTGGATCTACAAGACCGTCGTCGAAGTGCTGCTGCTCCCCATCACCTACCGCGTCATAGCCGTCATCAAGCGACGCGAGCCCACCTACCAACCCGCCCTCTGA
- a CDS encoding 5-oxoprolinase subunit C family protein — MAAPTLEILRTGPLALVEDLGRPGLAHLGVTRSGAADRRSAALANRLVANPPDCATIEVTLGGLTARVHGGDVVIAVTGADADPSVDGLRFGSNGIHVVRDGGTISLGTPRTGLRSYLAVRGGIDVQPVLGSRSHDVLSAIGPPPLRPGDVVSVGEHTEDFPEVDQAPVAAITADVQELAVVPGPRDDWLTEPDRLVHTEWVASDRSDRVGMRLDGPALHPRWPDRQLPSEGAVRGSIQVPPNGLPVILGPDHPVTGGYPVIGVLTDADADRAAQLRPGQRVRFRWTRLSPAGVTAW; from the coding sequence ATGGCAGCACCGACGCTGGAGATACTGCGGACAGGTCCGCTGGCGCTGGTCGAAGACCTCGGCAGGCCGGGGCTGGCACACCTGGGCGTCACCCGCTCCGGAGCCGCCGACCGGCGGTCGGCCGCCCTGGCCAACCGACTGGTCGCCAACCCGCCCGATTGCGCCACCATCGAGGTGACCCTCGGTGGCCTCACCGCCCGGGTGCACGGCGGAGACGTCGTGATCGCGGTGACGGGTGCCGACGCCGACCCCTCGGTGGACGGACTTCGGTTCGGCAGCAACGGCATTCACGTCGTCCGCGACGGCGGCACCATCTCGTTGGGCACACCCCGCACCGGACTGCGCAGCTACCTCGCAGTCCGCGGCGGCATCGACGTCCAACCCGTCCTTGGTTCGCGCAGTCACGACGTCCTGTCCGCCATCGGGCCCCCGCCGTTGCGACCGGGCGACGTCGTGTCGGTGGGCGAGCACACCGAAGACTTCCCGGAAGTCGATCAGGCGCCGGTCGCGGCCATCACCGCCGACGTGCAGGAGCTGGCCGTGGTGCCGGGACCGCGCGACGACTGGCTCACCGAACCCGATCGACTGGTGCACACCGAGTGGGTCGCCAGCGACCGCAGCGACCGCGTCGGCATGCGCCTGGATGGGCCTGCACTGCACCCGCGGTGGCCCGACCGGCAACTCCCCAGCGAGGGGGCCGTACGCGGCTCGATTCAGGTGCCGCCCAACGGCTTACCGGTCATCCTGGGTCCCGACCATCCCGTGACGGGCGGCTACCCGGTGATCGGGGTGCTGACCGATGCGGACGCCGACCGGGCGGCCCAGCTGCGGCCCGGCCAGCGCGTCCGGTTCCGGTGGACCCGACTGAGCCCGGCCGGGGTCACCGCCTGGTAG
- the nirD gene encoding nitrite reductase small subunit NirD, producing the protein MTLLDDRGDVRVWTTACEYDRLIPGRGVGVLLPDGTQAALFLLEDGSLYAVGNVDPFSRAAVMSRGLVGDRAGRLCVQTPIKKQAFALDDGQCLDDADVSVPVFRTRVVDGVVQLES; encoded by the coding sequence GTGACCCTTCTCGACGACCGCGGTGACGTCCGGGTGTGGACGACGGCGTGCGAGTACGACCGGCTGATCCCTGGCCGCGGTGTGGGAGTACTGCTGCCCGACGGCACGCAGGCCGCGCTGTTCCTGCTCGAGGACGGGTCGCTGTACGCGGTGGGCAACGTCGACCCCTTCTCGCGGGCCGCGGTGATGTCGCGCGGACTCGTGGGTGACCGCGCCGGCCGGCTCTGCGTGCAGACGCCGATCAAGAAGCAGGCCTTCGCACTCGACGACGGACAGTGCCTCGACGACGCGGACGTCTCCGTACCGGTGTTCCGCACCCGCGTCGTCGACGGGGTCGTACAGCTGGAGTCCTAG
- the nirB gene encoding nitrite reductase large subunit NirB, with translation MRSSQRVVVIGHGMVGHRFVEALRSRDDSDDWHVVVLSEEADAAYDRVGLTGYTEHWDRTRLALPGNAYAGDEHVELILRDPVKRIDRTAKYVTTSLGRRVPYDVLVLATGSYAFVPPIPGHDLPQCHVYRTLDDLDAIRAGALAASTSKTPVGVVIGGGLLGLEAANALRGFGLSTQVLEMSPHLMAAQLDGAGGALLNRMIRGLGIEVHTGVSTESIQPIQRNKPLRKSQEDDSIRVKLNDGSSIDAGLVVFAAGVRPRDELARHAGLDIAQRGGVLTDLSCVTSDPSIYAIGEVAAIDGRCYGLVGPGYTSAEVVADRLLGGEAEFGEADMSTKLKLLGVDVASFGDAQGRTPNCLDVVVNDPVKQTYAKLVLSDDAKTLLGGILVGDASAYGVLRPMIASELPGDPMSLIAPAAEGNSLGLGVGALPDIAQICSCNNVTKGDLKEAICGGCTDVPGLKKCTLAGTSCGSCVPLLKQLLEAEGVEQSKSLCEHFSQSRAELFEIISATEIRTFSGLIEKFGTGRGCDVCKPTVASILASTSSDHILDEHTASLQDSNDHFLANIQKNGSYSVVPRVPGGDITPEHLILIGQIAKDFGLYTKITGGQRIDMFGATVDQLPEIWRRLVDGGMESGQAYGKSLRTVKSCVGSDWCRYGQQDSVQMAIDLEMRYRGLRAPHKIKMGVSGCARECAEARGKDVGVIATETGWNLYVAGNGGMTPKHAQLLAGDLDDETLVRYVDRFLMFYVRTADRLQRTAPWLDSLDGGIDHLRDVVCNDSLGLAAEFEAAIERHVAGYACEWKGVLDDPDKLSRFVSFVNAPDTADPTIEFEERSGRKVPSTTGLGMPTIRPRQEIS, from the coding sequence ATGCGCTCATCCCAACGCGTCGTGGTCATCGGCCACGGCATGGTCGGACACCGCTTCGTCGAGGCCCTCCGGTCGCGGGACGACTCGGACGATTGGCACGTCGTCGTGCTCTCGGAGGAGGCCGACGCCGCCTACGACAGGGTCGGCCTCACCGGCTACACCGAGCACTGGGACCGGACGCGACTCGCGCTGCCGGGCAACGCCTATGCCGGTGACGAGCACGTCGAGCTTATCCTGCGCGACCCGGTGAAGCGGATCGACCGCACCGCGAAGTACGTCACCACCTCGCTGGGCCGTCGCGTGCCGTACGACGTCCTGGTCCTCGCCACCGGTTCCTACGCGTTCGTCCCACCGATTCCGGGCCACGATCTGCCGCAGTGCCACGTCTACCGCACGCTCGACGACCTCGACGCCATCCGCGCCGGCGCGCTGGCGGCCAGCACGTCGAAGACGCCCGTCGGCGTGGTGATCGGTGGCGGTCTCCTCGGTCTGGAGGCCGCCAACGCACTGCGCGGCTTCGGGCTGTCGACCCAGGTGCTGGAGATGTCACCGCATTTGATGGCCGCTCAGCTCGACGGCGCGGGTGGCGCCCTGCTGAACCGGATGATCCGCGGGCTCGGCATCGAGGTGCACACCGGTGTCAGCACCGAGAGCATTCAGCCGATCCAGCGGAACAAGCCTCTGCGGAAGTCCCAGGAGGACGACTCGATTCGGGTGAAGCTCAACGACGGCAGCAGCATCGACGCCGGCCTGGTCGTCTTCGCCGCCGGGGTGCGTCCACGCGACGAGCTGGCCCGCCACGCCGGCCTGGACATCGCGCAGCGCGGTGGTGTGCTGACCGACTTATCCTGTGTCACCAGCGATCCCAGCATCTACGCGATCGGCGAGGTCGCCGCCATCGACGGCCGCTGCTACGGCCTGGTCGGGCCCGGCTACACCAGCGCAGAGGTCGTCGCCGACCGGCTGCTCGGCGGCGAGGCCGAGTTCGGTGAGGCCGACATGTCGACCAAGCTCAAACTGCTCGGGGTCGACGTCGCCAGTTTCGGTGATGCGCAGGGGCGGACGCCCAACTGCCTCGACGTCGTCGTCAACGACCCGGTCAAGCAGACCTACGCCAAGCTGGTGCTCTCCGACGATGCCAAGACGCTGCTCGGCGGCATCCTGGTCGGTGACGCATCCGCCTACGGGGTGCTGCGGCCGATGATCGCCAGCGAGCTGCCCGGCGACCCGATGTCGTTGATAGCGCCTGCGGCGGAAGGCAATTCGCTCGGTCTGGGCGTCGGCGCGTTGCCGGACATCGCGCAGATCTGCTCGTGCAACAACGTGACCAAGGGCGACCTCAAGGAGGCGATCTGCGGGGGGTGCACCGACGTCCCGGGTTTGAAGAAGTGCACGCTCGCCGGCACCTCGTGCGGCTCCTGCGTACCGCTGCTCAAGCAGTTGCTCGAGGCCGAGGGCGTCGAGCAGTCGAAGTCGCTGTGCGAACACTTCAGTCAGTCGCGCGCCGAGCTGTTCGAGATCATCAGTGCCACCGAGATCCGCACCTTCTCCGGTCTGATCGAGAAGTTCGGCACCGGAAGGGGTTGCGACGTCTGCAAACCCACCGTCGCCTCGATTCTGGCCTCGACGAGTTCGGACCACATCCTCGACGAACACACCGCCTCGCTGCAGGACTCCAACGACCACTTCCTGGCCAACATCCAGAAGAACGGCAGCTATTCGGTGGTGCCGCGGGTGCCCGGTGGCGACATCACGCCCGAACACCTGATCCTGATCGGCCAGATCGCCAAGGACTTCGGCCTGTACACCAAGATCACCGGCGGCCAGCGCATCGACATGTTCGGCGCCACGGTGGATCAGCTTCCCGAGATCTGGCGTCGACTCGTCGACGGGGGCATGGAATCTGGTCAGGCGTACGGCAAGTCGCTGCGCACGGTCAAGAGCTGCGTCGGCAGCGACTGGTGCCGCTACGGCCAACAGGATTCGGTGCAGATGGCCATCGACCTCGAGATGCGTTACCGCGGTCTGCGAGCCCCGCACAAGATCAAGATGGGCGTGTCCGGCTGCGCGCGCGAATGCGCCGAGGCGCGCGGTAAGGACGTCGGCGTCATCGCCACCGAGACCGGCTGGAACCTCTACGTCGCGGGCAACGGCGGCATGACGCCCAAGCATGCGCAACTGCTCGCCGGCGATCTCGACGACGAGACCCTGGTCCGCTACGTCGATCGGTTCCTGATGTTCTACGTGCGCACCGCGGACCGGTTGCAGCGCACCGCCCCTTGGCTCGACTCGCTCGACGGCGGCATCGACCACCTGCGCGACGTGGTCTGCAACGACTCCCTCGGTCTGGCCGCCGAGTTCGAGGCGGCCATCGAGCGCCACGTCGCCGGTTACGCCTGCGAGTGGAAGGGCGTGCTCGACGACCCGGACAAGCTGTCGCGCTTCGTCTCGTTCGTCAATGCGCCCGACACCGCCGATCCGACCATCGAGTTCGAGGAACGCTCGGGCCGCAAGGTGCCCAGCACCACCGGCCTTGGCATGCCGACGATCCGTCCCCGACAGGAGATCTCGTGA
- a CDS encoding GNAT family N-acetyltransferase → MHTARLVHTSDLDGETREGARRMVIDAFGGGETDFTDADWEHALGGMHALIFRHGALIAHGAVVQRHLIHGGRALRCGYLEAVAVREDWRGRGLAMAIMNGLEQVVRGAYHLGALSASEAGRPLYTARGWLPWQGATSVLSPDGVTRTTDDDGALFVLPVALPDGVDLDTRGEITCDWRDGDVW, encoded by the coding sequence GTGCACACCGCGAGGCTGGTTCACACGTCCGACCTGGACGGCGAGACCCGCGAAGGTGCCCGCCGGATGGTGATCGACGCGTTCGGGGGCGGCGAGACCGACTTCACCGACGCGGACTGGGAGCACGCCCTGGGTGGCATGCACGCGTTGATCTTCCGGCACGGCGCGCTCATCGCCCACGGCGCCGTCGTGCAACGCCACCTCATTCACGGCGGGCGCGCCCTGCGCTGCGGCTACCTCGAGGCGGTCGCCGTCCGGGAGGACTGGCGCGGCCGTGGTCTGGCGATGGCGATCATGAACGGCCTCGAGCAGGTGGTGCGCGGCGCCTATCACCTCGGCGCGCTGAGCGCATCGGAGGCGGGACGCCCGCTGTACACGGCACGGGGGTGGCTGCCCTGGCAGGGCGCGACGTCGGTGCTGTCGCCGGACGGCGTCACCCGCACCACCGACGACGACGGTGCGCTGTTCGTCCTGCCGGTCGCGCTGCCCGACGGCGTCGATCTCGACACCCGGGGCGAGATCACCTGCGATTGGCGTGACGGTGACGTCTGGTGA
- a CDS encoding ABC transporter substrate-binding protein yields the protein MPQTWSRRSFLAMSAGAAALLATGCGSDEPGAVAEDGSVTVTHVFGETRIPGPPQRVVSAGLTEQDDLLALGVVPIAVTEWFGGEPFATWPWSRPRLGPAQPVVLNLADGIQVDQIAALKPDLIIAINAGLDADTYARLSGIAPTIAQSGAPFFEPWRDQANAIGQSVFKAPDMSGLISGLEGRFTQAGKDNPSLADKKVYVVGGTFSKDRAVVTPAGPRTDYLTQMGLVVPDGVAEYVVGGSALIPRDRMVSVLDEADVLIWTTENDAETAALLADPTFAELEATRTNRNVLTDRELAGAIAFGTVPSYGLVADRLPPMLAKVLG from the coding sequence GTGCCCCAGACCTGGTCGCGCAGGAGTTTCCTCGCGATGTCCGCAGGCGCCGCCGCGTTGCTCGCCACCGGGTGCGGCTCCGACGAGCCGGGCGCCGTCGCCGAGGACGGATCGGTCACCGTCACCCACGTCTTCGGCGAGACCCGAATCCCCGGACCGCCCCAGCGCGTCGTCAGCGCCGGGCTCACCGAACAGGACGACCTGCTTGCCCTCGGCGTGGTGCCGATCGCGGTGACGGAGTGGTTCGGCGGCGAGCCCTTCGCCACCTGGCCGTGGTCACGCCCCCGGCTCGGCCCGGCCCAACCCGTGGTGCTGAACCTCGCCGACGGCATACAGGTCGACCAGATCGCCGCCCTGAAGCCAGATCTCATCATCGCGATCAATGCGGGCCTCGACGCCGACACCTACGCCAGGTTGTCGGGCATCGCACCGACGATCGCACAGTCCGGAGCACCGTTCTTCGAGCCGTGGCGGGACCAGGCCAACGCGATCGGGCAATCCGTCTTCAAGGCTCCCGACATGAGCGGCCTGATCAGCGGACTCGAGGGGCGGTTCACCCAGGCAGGCAAGGACAACCCCTCGCTGGCCGACAAGAAGGTCTACGTCGTCGGGGGCACGTTCTCGAAGGACCGCGCCGTCGTCACCCCGGCAGGACCCCGGACCGACTACCTCACCCAGATGGGACTCGTCGTCCCCGACGGCGTCGCCGAGTACGTCGTCGGCGGCAGTGCGCTGATTCCCCGCGACCGCATGGTGTCGGTTCTCGACGAGGCCGACGTCCTGATCTGGACCACGGAGAACGACGCCGAGACGGCAGCACTGCTGGCCGACCCGACCTTCGCCGAACTCGAGGCCACGCGCACCAACCGCAACGTGCTGACCGACCGGGAGCTGGCAGGCGCCATCGCCTTCGGGACCGTCCCGTCCTACGGCCTGGTCGCCGACCGGCTGCCACCGATGCTCGCCAAGGTGCTCGGCTGA
- a CDS encoding sirohydrochlorin chelatase, which yields MIPILVAHGTRKPGGVAMIGDLADRVGTVLGTRVRTAFVDVLGPTPTDVLDAVTGGPAVVVPAFLARGYHVRADIPAHVEASRHADVVVTEALGPSAQLIHVLTDRLLECGWRYGDSVVPAAAGTSDAGAQTDLRITAAMLSAAIGNRVELAYAATGEPRVADAVTELRSRGARRVVVASFLLADGLFQDRLRASGADAVAEPLGVHPGVVRLIVNRFRRARLPLAA from the coding sequence GTGATCCCGATCCTGGTCGCCCACGGCACCCGCAAACCGGGCGGCGTGGCGATGATCGGCGACCTCGCCGACCGCGTCGGCACCGTGCTGGGCACGCGCGTGCGCACCGCCTTCGTCGACGTCCTGGGTCCCACGCCCACCGACGTGCTCGACGCCGTCACCGGCGGTCCCGCCGTGGTCGTGCCCGCCTTCCTCGCGCGCGGTTACCACGTGCGCGCCGACATTCCGGCCCACGTCGAGGCCAGCCGCCACGCCGACGTCGTGGTCACCGAGGCGCTCGGGCCGTCCGCTCAGCTGATTCACGTGCTCACCGATCGCCTGCTCGAATGTGGTTGGCGTTACGGCGATTCGGTGGTCCCCGCCGCTGCGGGCACCTCCGACGCCGGTGCGCAGACCGACCTGCGGATCACCGCGGCGATGCTGTCCGCCGCGATCGGCAATCGGGTCGAGCTGGCCTACGCCGCCACCGGTGAGCCGCGCGTCGCCGACGCGGTCACCGAACTGCGGTCGCGCGGCGCCCGCCGCGTGGTCGTCGCGTCGTTCCTGCTGGCCGACGGCCTCTTTCAGGATCGGCTGCGGGCATCGGGGGCCGACGCCGTCGCCGAACCGCTGGGCGTGCACCCCGGGGTGGTGCGCCTGATCGTCAACCGGTTCCGTCGGGCCCGACTGCCGCTCGCCGCCTAG
- a CDS encoding YeiH family protein: protein MTEQARADVTPDESAPARPVLGYAVAGVLVVLVLGAATRFLETQVPQSASGTSFAKVAKSIEFPVYAIALGLLGNAILTKLAVRDALSSGFRTEFFIKTGLVLLGASINLEILVTAAGPAIIQALLLISIVFGFTWWLGGRLGLEDKLRALLASAVSICGVSAAIAAAGAVQAKKEQLAYAASLVIVFALPSIFLLPWLAETWGLPPAVSGAWIGGNIDTTAAVAAAGALAGEDALQIATIVKTTQNALIGFVAIALTAYFALKVERRDPAAARPGVRQFWERFPKFVLGFIAASIIGTLYLQWGGDKSAITTVNDLRTWFLIFAFVSIGLEFSLRGLREAGWRPVAVFASATVVNIVVALGLAAILFANFDLG from the coding sequence GTGACCGAACAGGCCAGAGCCGACGTCACGCCCGACGAGTCGGCACCGGCCCGCCCGGTGCTGGGGTACGCCGTGGCGGGCGTCCTCGTCGTCCTCGTACTCGGCGCCGCGACTCGCTTCCTGGAGACCCAGGTTCCGCAGTCGGCGTCCGGCACGTCCTTCGCCAAGGTCGCCAAGTCGATCGAGTTCCCCGTCTACGCAATCGCCCTCGGCCTGCTCGGCAACGCCATCTTGACCAAACTCGCCGTGCGCGACGCACTCTCGTCGGGTTTCCGCACCGAATTCTTCATCAAGACCGGCCTGGTCCTGCTCGGTGCATCGATCAACCTCGAGATCCTGGTCACCGCCGCGGGACCGGCGATCATCCAGGCACTACTGCTCATCTCGATCGTCTTCGGCTTCACCTGGTGGCTGGGCGGGCGGCTCGGGCTCGAGGACAAACTGCGCGCGCTGCTCGCGTCCGCCGTCTCCATCTGCGGCGTCAGTGCCGCCATTGCGGCCGCGGGCGCCGTGCAGGCCAAGAAGGAGCAGCTCGCGTACGCGGCGTCGCTGGTGATCGTGTTCGCCCTGCCCTCGATCTTCCTGCTCCCCTGGCTCGCCGAGACGTGGGGACTGCCGCCCGCGGTATCGGGCGCCTGGATCGGCGGCAACATCGACACCACCGCGGCCGTCGCAGCGGCCGGAGCGCTCGCCGGGGAGGACGCACTCCAGATCGCGACCATCGTCAAGACCACGCAGAACGCACTGATCGGCTTCGTCGCGATCGCCCTGACCGCCTACTTCGCCCTGAAGGTGGAGCGCCGCGACCCCGCCGCGGCCCGGCCGGGGGTCAGGCAGTTCTGGGAGCGCTTCCCGAAGTTCGTGCTCGGCTTCATCGCCGCATCGATCATCGGCACGCTCTACCTGCAGTGGGGTGGCGACAAGAGCGCGATCACCACCGTCAACGACCTGCGCACGTGGTTCCTGATCTTCGCGTTCGTCTCGATCGGCCTCGAGTTCAGCCTCAGGGGTCTGCGCGAGGCCGGATGGCGGCCGGTGGCGGTATTCGCCTCGGCGACGGTGGTCAACATCGTCGTGGCACTCGGACTCGCCGCGATCCTGTTCGCCAACTTCGACCTCGGTTAG